One genomic window of Angustibacter sp. Root456 includes the following:
- a CDS encoding class I SAM-dependent methyltransferase — MRQEDIWDADAAARYDTPGSGVFAPEVLGPTVDRLEQLADGGRALELAVGTGRVAIPLAERGVPVVGIELSQPMVDRLREKAPAEQLPVVVGDMATSRADGQFTLVYLVYNTISNLLTQDQQVECFRNAARHLAPGGCFVIELWVPELRKLPVGTDATVWHTDPSGYIALDTYDVLQQRVVSHHFRFDDSKVARLTRSPHRYIWPSELDLMARLAGFELESRHADWSGARFTADSRSHVSVYRLPS, encoded by the coding sequence ATGCGCCAAGAGGACATCTGGGACGCCGACGCCGCCGCCCGCTACGACACCCCGGGCAGCGGGGTGTTCGCGCCGGAGGTGCTCGGCCCCACCGTCGACCGCCTCGAGCAGCTGGCGGACGGCGGCCGCGCCCTCGAGCTGGCGGTGGGCACCGGACGCGTGGCGATCCCCCTGGCCGAGCGCGGCGTCCCCGTGGTGGGCATCGAGCTGTCGCAGCCGATGGTCGATCGCCTGCGTGAGAAGGCCCCGGCCGAGCAGCTCCCGGTCGTCGTCGGTGACATGGCCACGAGCCGGGCCGACGGCCAGTTCACGCTCGTGTACCTCGTCTACAACACGATCTCGAACCTCCTGACGCAGGACCAGCAGGTCGAGTGCTTCCGCAACGCCGCCCGCCACCTCGCGCCCGGCGGCTGCTTCGTCATCGAGCTGTGGGTGCCCGAGCTGCGCAAGCTGCCCGTCGGCACCGACGCGACCGTGTGGCACACCGACCCCAGCGGCTACATCGCCCTGGACACCTACGACGTGCTGCAGCAACGGGTGGTGTCACACCACTTCCGGTTCGACGACTCCAAGGTCGCCCGGCTCACCCGCTCACCACACCGCTACATCTGGCCCAGCGAGCTCGACCTCATGGCGCGACTCGCGGGGTTCGAGCTCGAGTCCCGGCACGCCGACTGGTCGGGTGCGCGGTTCACCGCCGACTCCCGCTCGCACGTGTCGGTCTACCGGCTGCCGAGCTGA
- a CDS encoding Ig-like domain-containing protein, with product MKRRTDRPASTTWSSARQPAATAWALTWRSALAVAVGGVYAMVLVALVLVAVGVMPRPTAAGSGGLALGLAVVPALALLLATIIGLATGVSGVALIVRNHLDGRGSRAAARATSGRDLRLGRSLRTAVRSAPKVVLACAAGAVVVAVLVAAAPVLVLAAAGVAVWKAVREKSSWRRTLRSLGWAVPFAPAAAAAAAVPAVYASVLNGAPLREAVRAAVRSSLRSRVTTLVGLVVVIAVGGLLAQVALAGKVVGGTAFDVAIVISLLVAGAALGALAHTGSATADPGSPGSGVTPRRGAPAGRSWRLAVRRARLSRVAGVTAVSLVAPVLALGAVVVPATAARAATDVVVDTAADASTTVDPDQCRTAGVPCGLRAAVAYAGEQAAADGSTVTVTFATDTTIRLAGTLKVPSGVAIDGGNNAVTIDAGHGFRAIEAYSAGGEGPKLSLKHVRVTGGRSTPGGAGLYSGDVGVTLVETTWDDNVSGGAGGGSGSSPDGGAVALPANTLWVEDSTFADDHATAGGGGAMAANRVFVTNATITTSTGASGRAEGGALLATSGGQITHATVTAGGGIAGTTGMPLEVVNTLASTVSGSLACAQITSADPAAGSPSVGNVDPDGTCLGVAADPVPLGALADNGGPTQTMALAAGNPALAAGSADYCALADQRGTGRDAQQCDAGAFQLSQPAPPPSTVVTLSGDRYSYIQNTVGLYVTAAQDGTGQAGSVVLLEGGTQVAGPFTLNPLLDKTAIEFDALPQGPHQLVARFTPDDGSAAIDSEPFTLSIASLSQAVLSTQQPAALHQPVTIVATITDRPDYGSVGVAEPGTPVRTGTATLTVNGVDHQVTLVNGTATLYVDDLQSSTVSVFYSGDDYYYPTDNLSTGGWSADITAVDTATTTTADVVRAEYGQPLTVAATVNDASGPADGTVTLYLDGAAKDTQTLAAGQATLSTSAPAGDHDLYVAFTPASGWALSQSVPVTVHVAPARTSVTISAAAPSVVYPAQPAVGFDATGTGAADLQLKDADTVVATAHVTLPATGQFTLLAGSLAAGTYHLHAEVVPSATAAASSSNAVDVTLTTGTTAVTATADGGAVVGSPTTVHLSADASALTTYTVTRDGDGSVVDVVHSTDGTGSFDYTPLVADVALTVTATFDDGNYGTAVAHVTITATKVAAPAPTMTWHNPGPDFDAAPPYLTLTLPTTAGLPAPTGHVQLLGRHANDLVSDIIGYGDVVDGTVRIDYIGAPGVCYCGDRTPRLQYAGDGTYLGFDAAAPEVDVPAIATTTTLSGVPATVRPGNQLLLQAHTQATSGIPTGRIDFVVNGAVVVSKDLVSGSIGTMWTVPWDLGDHAEVTARFVPDSTTWQASNGSQSATVLYPQPPTVTLEAPDQLKAGDWGHVVLHVEQFDQFIDAGSPITVTDGAGDVLATTYWWGSATAGTAAPVDLTIKPVHGGPSQFFVHYVFNGGTGGVSAPLSTTVDGVTTHLLVEPDPAPVAGYPFSVRVSLGGLPAGVQAGVLPVQLYADGVPFGFPQYAYSTGTEPPSAVFYGSVAKRGFVSFSATTVGDGADLGAGIGGSTVLVAGAPLHLSARDGIRYEATFGKALTITPQFSWGATTGSGPTDGRLTVALVGDDGTSRTCEAQLPALKCTFASYAVPAPGTYSVRVSYSGGSFYADTPADGPGDGSGGTSVGQLVVSGTRSTLATTFDRNPLTWVVGQRVTATFDVADPLDDTLLATGFVTLRAGETTLCSTRVDHARRTTCAFTVPDPQQPLAQQKPSDLVGTFTSDGPSLPGSSWAQLGPLPRCFLVTSTYGNMPGARHVPAVSGRTCDTAGAAPGHPGTMPGYLEGSAVDLTLVDPVTSGWKYTGSQATYSDGTTQPQQLIATGKTVTVWNLSQDVSVTPQYRWDPTCVTVVTGFESSVTPVGMTLGQWRQYNHGEPDPANGLRLTTPSNCDQPSGSSAREIEDLKNGIGHYVIGTDLYGGRSHPGPDPAPQKVQWDIVEVPGGTAPAAGGSTWHAKATGPNSGSVQIVFGRFRWSAQMCRPLQLEPGEGGTLAVTGSHFPAGWSEFDGASGTCTTPSGQHGYFAGTDVEVTATPASRTNGTRIDGKPNYYLYRWLTAADLAGSGSDPYAMAFQPRWALYAKARTEVPGTTGNVTGDPYAAHTTSRTMPFDATTPTVVGAEYGVLSCVPVMVNLHDFPGATHVNMTPTNCPGITPDNDGSRGAHRADATTYYTYNTHVEVSTDAPSTHNGKAMSWTGRYDGGEWSWENESTAAIKVPYALDGVTLDASYFDVLCFKRQDGLEQVDANGYGSRVNADRNCLPGWTKGGATQRAIIPPAAQANHVKAEWRVSAARQLVSAGDYEIRNLDPTTHEVGFPVVVDSNLIAYADLDQSYTSGGKTVPRFHQTRVDLRFCRDLSDVVTTRIVDPNGHPMSWGSGEFGHAPDAQDVMKTQSGCYGLATEPGSKDAVRLTDAAQKKWTLLAWRNTTTGRMQLNTPQSYGMAFLSSTDDGVVSTSWEAIVTPRCYTLDYSERVNVNTAPNCAGVDPNLHMYNPGTVVHVSWDSGHDDSWGGWDGASGGQGDGTVVMDQDRTVRATWTHDDNFKTNILNPLSNTAQRVVGAIVTGFNSWLLEPAAAVLSVVQKVATVCNLVASGLEMLGVHGAAIDGLKSVSAAIGSSIDMLNALGSCTVQWATGDAQAMTPTTTEGKAAKAAAGAIAKKVSASVGNDWMKDASVGVDLVTLFSGNLDSFSQDPKAAWSSITGIGSCLQEKAETAAGNFGG from the coding sequence GTGAAGCGGCGCACCGACCGACCTGCATCGACCACCTGGAGCTCCGCCCGGCAGCCCGCTGCCACGGCGTGGGCGCTGACCTGGCGTAGTGCGCTGGCCGTCGCGGTCGGCGGCGTCTACGCGATGGTGCTGGTCGCGCTGGTGCTCGTGGCGGTCGGCGTCATGCCGCGCCCCACCGCCGCAGGCTCCGGTGGCCTCGCGCTCGGCCTGGCCGTGGTGCCCGCCCTGGCGTTGCTGCTCGCGACGATCATCGGACTGGCCACCGGCGTCAGCGGTGTCGCCCTGATCGTGCGCAACCACCTGGACGGCAGAGGCAGCCGCGCGGCGGCCCGTGCGACGTCCGGGCGCGACCTGCGGCTCGGACGCAGCCTGCGGACCGCCGTCAGGTCGGCTCCCAAGGTCGTGCTCGCCTGCGCGGCCGGTGCCGTGGTGGTGGCCGTCCTCGTGGCGGCTGCGCCGGTGCTGGTGCTGGCTGCCGCCGGCGTCGCCGTCTGGAAGGCCGTACGCGAGAAGTCGTCGTGGCGCCGGACCCTGCGCTCGCTGGGCTGGGCGGTGCCCTTCGCGCCGGCTGCGGCTGCTGCGGCGGCCGTGCCGGCGGTGTACGCCTCGGTGCTCAACGGCGCGCCGCTGCGCGAGGCCGTTCGAGCGGCCGTCCGGTCGAGCCTTCGGTCTCGCGTGACCACCCTCGTGGGCCTGGTCGTCGTGATCGCGGTCGGCGGACTCCTCGCGCAGGTCGCCCTGGCAGGCAAGGTCGTCGGCGGCACCGCCTTCGACGTCGCCATCGTGATCTCCCTGCTCGTCGCCGGCGCCGCACTCGGCGCGCTGGCGCACACCGGGTCGGCCACCGCTGACCCGGGCTCGCCGGGTTCGGGCGTGACGCCGCGTCGTGGTGCCCCCGCGGGTCGCTCGTGGCGGCTCGCCGTGCGGCGTGCCCGCCTCTCTCGCGTCGCAGGCGTCACCGCGGTCTCGCTCGTGGCGCCGGTGCTCGCCCTCGGCGCCGTCGTCGTGCCAGCCACCGCCGCGCGGGCGGCCACCGACGTGGTGGTCGACACCGCGGCCGACGCGTCCACCACCGTCGACCCCGACCAGTGCCGGACCGCCGGCGTGCCCTGCGGCCTGCGGGCCGCCGTGGCCTATGCCGGGGAGCAGGCCGCGGCCGACGGGTCCACCGTCACGGTGACCTTCGCGACGGACACCACGATCCGGCTCGCCGGCACCCTCAAGGTGCCGAGCGGCGTCGCGATCGACGGCGGCAACAACGCCGTGACGATCGACGCCGGACACGGCTTCCGCGCCATCGAGGCGTACTCCGCCGGCGGCGAGGGCCCGAAACTGTCGCTCAAGCACGTGCGGGTCACCGGTGGGAGGTCGACACCCGGTGGTGCCGGGCTCTACTCCGGCGACGTCGGGGTCACCCTCGTCGAGACCACGTGGGACGACAACGTCTCGGGTGGCGCCGGCGGAGGGTCGGGCAGCTCACCCGACGGCGGCGCGGTGGCACTGCCGGCGAACACGCTGTGGGTCGAGGACTCGACGTTCGCTGACGACCACGCGACTGCGGGCGGCGGCGGAGCCATGGCGGCCAACCGGGTCTTCGTCACCAACGCGACCATCACCACAAGCACCGGGGCCTCGGGGCGCGCCGAGGGCGGCGCGCTGCTCGCGACGTCGGGGGGCCAGATCACCCACGCCACCGTCACCGCCGGTGGCGGCATCGCGGGCACGACCGGCATGCCGCTGGAGGTGGTGAACACCCTCGCCTCCACGGTCTCCGGCTCCCTCGCGTGCGCCCAGATCACCTCCGCGGACCCGGCCGCGGGCTCGCCGTCCGTCGGCAACGTCGACCCGGACGGCACCTGCCTCGGCGTCGCCGCCGACCCCGTGCCGCTCGGCGCCCTGGCCGACAACGGCGGACCGACGCAGACGATGGCGCTCGCGGCCGGTAACCCGGCGCTCGCCGCGGGTTCGGCCGACTACTGCGCGCTCGCTGATCAGCGCGGCACCGGTCGCGACGCTCAGCAGTGCGACGCCGGTGCGTTCCAGCTCTCGCAGCCGGCGCCCCCGCCGTCCACCGTCGTCACCCTCTCGGGCGACCGCTACTCCTACATCCAGAACACGGTCGGTCTCTACGTCACGGCCGCGCAGGACGGCACGGGTCAGGCGGGCAGCGTCGTGCTGCTCGAGGGCGGCACGCAGGTCGCCGGCCCGTTCACCCTCAACCCGTTGCTGGACAAGACGGCCATCGAGTTCGACGCACTGCCCCAGGGCCCCCACCAGCTGGTCGCCCGCTTCACCCCGGACGACGGCAGCGCGGCCATCGACTCCGAGCCGTTCACCCTCTCGATCGCCAGCCTCAGCCAGGCCGTCCTGAGCACCCAGCAGCCCGCGGCCCTGCACCAGCCCGTCACCATCGTCGCCACCATCACCGACCGGCCGGACTACGGCTCCGTCGGCGTGGCCGAGCCCGGCACGCCCGTGCGCACGGGGACGGCGACCCTCACGGTCAACGGCGTCGACCACCAGGTCACGCTGGTGAACGGCACGGCCACCCTGTACGTCGACGACCTGCAGTCCTCGACGGTCAGCGTGTTCTACTCCGGCGACGACTACTACTACCCGACCGACAACCTCTCGACGGGCGGCTGGTCGGCGGACATCACGGCCGTCGACACCGCTACCACCACGACCGCCGACGTCGTCCGCGCGGAGTACGGGCAGCCCCTCACCGTCGCCGCGACGGTGAACGACGCCAGCGGACCTGCCGACGGCACGGTCACCCTCTACCTCGACGGCGCAGCCAAGGACACGCAGACGCTCGCCGCTGGCCAGGCGACGCTGAGCACGAGCGCACCGGCCGGCGACCACGACCTCTACGTGGCCTTCACCCCGGCGTCCGGCTGGGCCCTCTCGCAGTCTGTCCCCGTGACGGTGCACGTGGCTCCCGCGCGCACCAGCGTCACCATCAGCGCGGCCGCTCCCAGCGTCGTCTACCCCGCCCAGCCGGCCGTCGGCTTCGACGCCACCGGCACTGGTGCGGCCGACCTTCAGCTCAAGGACGCCGACACGGTCGTCGCGACGGCGCACGTCACCTTGCCGGCCACGGGCCAGTTCACGCTCCTCGCCGGCTCTCTCGCGGCGGGGACCTACCACCTGCACGCCGAAGTGGTGCCATCGGCGACGGCGGCCGCGTCGTCCTCGAACGCGGTCGACGTGACGCTCACGACCGGCACCACCGCCGTGACCGCGACTGCCGACGGGGGCGCGGTGGTCGGCTCGCCCACCACCGTGCACCTGAGCGCTGACGCGAGCGCCCTCACGACCTACACCGTCACGCGCGACGGCGACGGCTCGGTCGTCGACGTCGTCCACTCCACGGACGGCACCGGGTCGTTCGACTACACGCCGCTCGTGGCCGACGTCGCCCTCACCGTGACGGCGACGTTCGACGACGGCAACTACGGCACCGCGGTCGCCCACGTGACGATCACGGCGACCAAGGTCGCCGCCCCGGCGCCCACGATGACCTGGCACAACCCGGGCCCGGACTTCGATGCCGCGCCGCCGTACCTGACTCTCACCCTGCCGACCACGGCGGGTCTTCCCGCTCCCACCGGCCACGTCCAGCTGCTCGGCCGCCACGCGAACGACCTGGTCAGCGACATCATCGGCTACGGCGACGTCGTCGACGGCACCGTGCGGATCGACTACATCGGCGCGCCCGGCGTCTGCTACTGCGGCGACCGGACGCCGCGCCTCCAGTACGCCGGCGACGGCACCTACCTCGGCTTCGACGCCGCCGCACCAGAGGTCGACGTCCCCGCGATCGCCACGACGACGACGCTGTCGGGTGTGCCTGCGACGGTGCGGCCGGGCAACCAGCTGCTGCTGCAGGCGCACACCCAGGCGACGTCCGGCATCCCCACCGGGCGCATCGACTTCGTCGTCAACGGTGCCGTCGTCGTGAGCAAGGACCTCGTCAGCGGCAGCATCGGCACGATGTGGACCGTCCCGTGGGACCTGGGCGACCACGCCGAGGTCACCGCGCGGTTCGTGCCCGACTCCACCACGTGGCAGGCGTCCAACGGCAGCCAGTCGGCCACCGTGCTCTACCCGCAGCCCCCGACCGTGACGCTGGAGGCACCCGACCAGCTGAAGGCCGGCGACTGGGGCCACGTGGTGCTGCACGTCGAGCAGTTCGACCAGTTCATCGACGCGGGCTCGCCGATCACGGTCACCGACGGCGCCGGCGACGTCCTGGCCACCACCTACTGGTGGGGGTCCGCCACCGCCGGCACCGCCGCGCCGGTCGACCTCACCATCAAGCCGGTGCACGGCGGGCCGTCGCAGTTCTTCGTGCACTACGTGTTCAACGGTGGCACGGGCGGTGTCTCGGCGCCCTTGTCGACCACCGTCGACGGCGTGACCACGCACCTCCTCGTCGAGCCGGACCCCGCTCCCGTCGCCGGGTACCCGTTCAGCGTCCGGGTGTCCCTGGGTGGCTTGCCTGCGGGCGTCCAGGCCGGCGTCCTGCCCGTGCAGCTGTACGCCGACGGCGTGCCCTTCGGCTTCCCGCAGTACGCATACTCGACCGGCACCGAGCCGCCGAGCGCCGTCTTCTACGGGTCCGTCGCCAAGCGCGGGTTCGTCAGCTTCAGCGCCACCACGGTCGGCGACGGAGCGGACCTCGGCGCGGGCATCGGCGGCTCGACCGTCCTGGTGGCCGGCGCGCCGCTGCACCTGTCCGCACGGGACGGCATCCGGTACGAGGCGACGTTCGGCAAGGCCCTCACCATCACCCCGCAGTTCTCGTGGGGGGCCACCACGGGCTCCGGGCCGACTGACGGTCGACTCACCGTGGCCCTGGTCGGCGACGACGGCACGAGCCGCACGTGCGAGGCCCAGCTGCCTGCGCTGAAGTGCACCTTCGCGTCGTACGCCGTCCCGGCGCCGGGCACCTACAGCGTGCGGGTCAGCTACTCCGGCGGCTCGTTCTACGCCGACACCCCGGCTGACGGGCCCGGCGACGGCTCCGGTGGCACCAGCGTCGGGCAGCTGGTGGTGTCGGGCACGCGCAGCACCCTCGCGACCACCTTCGACCGCAACCCCCTCACGTGGGTGGTCGGTCAGCGGGTCACCGCCACGTTCGACGTCGCCGACCCGCTCGACGACACGCTGCTCGCCACCGGGTTCGTCACGCTGCGCGCGGGTGAGACGACGCTGTGCTCGACGAGGGTCGACCACGCGCGCCGCACGACCTGCGCGTTCACCGTGCCGGACCCGCAGCAGCCCCTCGCGCAGCAGAAGCCGTCCGACCTCGTCGGTACCTTCACGTCGGACGGCCCTTCGCTGCCCGGCTCGTCGTGGGCGCAGCTGGGCCCGCTCCCGCGCTGCTTCCTCGTCACCAGCACCTACGGCAACATGCCGGGGGCGCGCCACGTGCCGGCGGTCAGCGGCCGCACGTGCGACACCGCGGGTGCCGCTCCCGGGCACCCGGGCACGATGCCCGGCTACCTCGAGGGCTCCGCGGTCGACCTCACCCTGGTCGACCCCGTCACGAGCGGGTGGAAGTACACCGGCAGCCAGGCGACGTACTCCGACGGAACCACCCAGCCCCAGCAGCTGATCGCCACCGGCAAGACCGTCACCGTGTGGAACCTCAGCCAGGACGTCAGCGTCACGCCGCAGTACCGCTGGGACCCCACGTGCGTCACGGTCGTCACCGGGTTCGAGAGCTCCGTCACCCCGGTCGGCATGACGCTGGGGCAGTGGCGGCAGTACAACCACGGTGAGCCCGACCCGGCGAACGGCCTGCGGCTCACCACTCCGAGCAACTGCGACCAGCCGTCGGGATCGAGCGCCCGCGAGATCGAGGACCTCAAGAACGGCATCGGCCACTACGTCATCGGCACCGACCTGTACGGCGGCCGCAGCCACCCCGGCCCCGACCCGGCACCGCAGAAGGTGCAGTGGGACATCGTCGAGGTCCCGGGGGGCACGGCTCCGGCCGCGGGCGGCTCCACGTGGCACGCGAAGGCCACCGGCCCGAACTCCGGCAGCGTCCAGATCGTCTTCGGCCGCTTCCGGTGGTCGGCGCAGATGTGCCGCCCGCTGCAGCTCGAGCCGGGTGAAGGCGGCACCCTCGCGGTGACCGGGTCGCACTTCCCCGCCGGGTGGTCGGAGTTCGACGGCGCGAGCGGTACCTGCACCACGCCGTCCGGCCAGCACGGCTACTTCGCCGGCACCGACGTCGAGGTCACGGCCACACCGGCGAGCCGGACCAACGGCACCCGCATCGACGGCAAGCCGAACTACTACCTGTACCGCTGGCTCACCGCGGCCGACCTCGCCGGCTCGGGCTCCGACCCCTACGCCATGGCGTTCCAGCCCCGCTGGGCCCTGTACGCCAAGGCGCGCACCGAGGTGCCGGGCACGACCGGCAACGTCACCGGCGACCCTTACGCCGCCCACACGACGTCGCGCACGATGCCCTTCGACGCGACGACCCCGACCGTGGTCGGCGCGGAGTACGGCGTCCTCAGCTGCGTGCCGGTGATGGTGAATCTGCACGACTTCCCCGGTGCCACGCACGTGAACATGACCCCCACCAACTGCCCGGGCATCACGCCCGACAACGACGGCTCGCGCGGTGCTCACCGGGCGGACGCGACGACGTACTACACCTACAACACCCACGTCGAGGTCAGCACCGACGCGCCGAGCACCCACAACGGCAAGGCGATGTCGTGGACCGGTCGCTACGACGGCGGCGAGTGGTCGTGGGAGAACGAGTCGACGGCCGCGATCAAGGTGCCGTACGCGCTGGACGGCGTCACGCTCGACGCCAGCTACTTCGACGTCCTGTGCTTCAAGCGCCAGGACGGGCTGGAGCAGGTGGACGCCAACGGCTACGGCTCGCGCGTCAACGCCGACCGCAACTGCCTGCCAGGTTGGACGAAGGGAGGCGCCACCCAGCGTGCGATCATCCCTCCCGCCGCCCAGGCGAACCACGTCAAGGCCGAGTGGCGGGTGAGCGCCGCCCGCCAGCTGGTCTCTGCGGGGGACTACGAGATCAGGAACCTGGACCCGACCACGCACGAGGTCGGCTTCCCCGTCGTCGTCGACAGCAACCTCATCGCCTACGCCGACCTGGACCAGTCGTACACCTCGGGCGGCAAGACCGTCCCGAGGTTCCACCAGACACGCGTGGACCTGCGGTTCTGCCGCGACCTCAGCGACGTCGTCACGACGAGGATCGTGGACCCGAACGGCCACCCGATGTCTTGGGGCAGTGGGGAGTTCGGGCACGCACCCGACGCGCAGGACGTGATGAAGACGCAGTCGGGCTGCTACGGCTTGGCCACCGAGCCGGGGAGCAAGGACGCCGTCCGGCTCACCGACGCGGCCCAGAAGAAGTGGACCCTCCTGGCGTGGCGCAACACCACCACGGGTCGGATGCAGCTGAACACGCCGCAGAGCTACGGCATGGCCTTCCTGTCCTCGACCGACGACGGCGTGGTCTCCACCTCGTGGGAGGCGATCGTGACGCCGCGGTGCTACACGCTGGACTACAGCGAGCGCGTGAACGTCAACACCGCGCCCAACTGCGCCGGCGTCGACCCGAACCTTCACATGTACAACCCCGGGACCGTCGTCCACGTGAGCTGGGACTCCGGCCACGACGACAGCTGGGGTGGCTGGGACGGCGCATCCGGAGGTCAGGGCGACGGCACGGTCGTCATGGACCAGGACCGCACCGTGCGGGCCACCTGGACCCACGACGACAACTTCAAGACGAACATCCTCAACCCGCTGAGCAACACAGCCCAGAGGGTGGTCGGTGCGATCGTCACCGGCTTCAACTCCTGGCTGCTCGAGCCGGCTGCCGCGGTGCTCTCGGTGGTGCAGAAGGTCGCGACGGTGTGCAACCTGGTGGCGAGCGGGCTGGAGATGCTCGGTGTGCACGGCGCCGCGATCGACGGGCTGAAGAGCGTGAGCGCCGCGATCGGCTCGAGCATCGACATGCTGAACGCGCTGGGATCGTGCACGGTGCAGTGGGCCACCGGGGACGCGCAGGCGATGACGCCGACGACCACCGAGGGCAAGGCGGCGAAGGCTGCCGCCGGCGCGATCGCGAAGAAGGTCAGCGCCAGCGTCGGCAACGACTGGATGAAGGACGCGTCGGTGGGCGTCGACCTGGTGACGCTGTTCTCCGGCAACCTGGACTCCTTCTCGCAGGACCCCAAGGCGGCGTGGTCGTCGATCACCGGCATCGGGTCGTGCCTGCAGGAGAAGGCGGAGACGGCCGCGGGCAACTTCGGTGGGTGA
- a CDS encoding GNAT family N-acetyltransferase — protein sequence MTDSFRTTVADGVPALDQRLSDELDRHNAAATPGTAAARELTVQVHDADGELAAGLSGWTWGVAAGIGMTWVRDDVRGAHLGSRLLEEFEAEARRRGCTHVFVTSFTFQAPGFYERHGYREIFRWDGVPVVGHADVHFRKDL from the coding sequence GTGACCGACTCCTTCCGCACCACCGTCGCCGACGGCGTCCCCGCACTCGACCAGCGCCTGTCCGACGAGCTCGACCGGCACAACGCGGCGGCCACGCCCGGCACCGCGGCCGCCCGCGAGCTCACCGTGCAGGTCCACGACGCGGACGGCGAGCTCGCCGCCGGACTCAGCGGTTGGACGTGGGGCGTCGCGGCCGGCATCGGCATGACGTGGGTGCGCGACGACGTCCGCGGCGCCCACCTGGGCAGCCGGCTCCTCGAGGAGTTCGAGGCCGAGGCGCGCCGCCGCGGCTGCACCCACGTGTTCGTCACGTCGTTCACCTTCCAGGCGCCGGGCTTCTACGAGCGGCACGGCTACCGCGAGATCTTCCGGTGGGACGGCGTCCCCGTGGTCGGACACGCCGACGTCCACTTCCGCAAGGACCTCTGA
- a CDS encoding bifunctional NAD(P)/FAD-dependent oxidoreductase/class I SAM-dependent methyltransferase translates to MSDQHPHSDASGSAVPTVVRHCDVAIIGGSAAGLAAALQLGRQRRSVIVVDSGEPRNAPAEHMHSFLGRDGTEPAELLAAGRADVRSYGGEVLLGRAVQVRRDDDRFVTELATGDSVVARRIIVATGLVDELPAVEGLAEHWGRAVIHCPFCHGYEVRDQRLVQLVTHPMGLHVAPLLRQLTARLTMLIADGVDVDEPQIDTLAAAGVDARVATTAKRVLADADGRLTGVELADGSRVDADAMLVGPRFHPRIEPFAGLGLSPAPHVTGIGEVIEIDALGATAVDGVFAAGSITDPGQQVLPAAAHGSRVGGAVAFSLAEEDTRIAARPSGSVADWDHRYSGAPMWSGNPNGSLVAEVADLPTGRALDVGAGEGGDALWLAEHGWEVTASDISTRALARVQAEARRRDLPVRCALVDANASEPFTRGGFDLVFAAYASIPRTPDLRGVHNVLDAVAPGGTLVILSHDIEAMRDPQHQHRPFDPDAYLDLDDFAAVLDATPGWTIEVNDKRPRPTGSASAAHHAQDRILRARRTT, encoded by the coding sequence ATGAGCGACCAGCATCCCCATTCCGACGCCAGCGGCTCCGCCGTGCCCACCGTCGTCCGCCACTGCGACGTCGCGATCATCGGCGGATCAGCCGCCGGGCTCGCCGCCGCCCTGCAGCTCGGCCGCCAACGCCGATCGGTGATCGTGGTCGACTCCGGTGAGCCGCGCAACGCGCCGGCTGAGCACATGCACAGCTTCCTCGGCCGTGATGGCACCGAACCGGCAGAGCTGCTCGCCGCAGGCCGAGCAGACGTACGAAGCTACGGGGGCGAGGTGCTGCTTGGGCGAGCGGTGCAGGTGCGGCGCGACGACGACCGCTTCGTCACCGAGCTCGCCACCGGCGACAGCGTCGTCGCCCGCCGGATCATCGTCGCGACCGGCCTGGTCGACGAGCTCCCCGCCGTCGAGGGGCTTGCCGAGCACTGGGGACGCGCGGTGATCCACTGCCCGTTCTGCCACGGCTACGAGGTCCGCGACCAGCGGCTGGTCCAGCTCGTCACCCACCCGATGGGGCTGCACGTCGCGCCACTGCTGCGCCAGCTGACCGCACGCCTGACCATGCTGATCGCCGACGGGGTCGACGTCGACGAACCCCAGATCGACACCCTCGCGGCCGCAGGCGTCGACGCGCGCGTCGCCACGACCGCGAAGCGTGTCCTTGCCGATGCCGATGGTCGGCTGACCGGGGTCGAGCTGGCCGACGGCTCGAGGGTCGACGCCGATGCGATGCTCGTCGGGCCCCGGTTCCATCCGCGCATCGAGCCGTTCGCCGGGTTGGGGCTGAGCCCCGCGCCCCACGTCACCGGCATCGGCGAAGTGATCGAGATCGATGCGCTGGGAGCCACTGCTGTCGACGGAGTCTTCGCGGCCGGCAGCATCACCGACCCGGGCCAGCAGGTGCTTCCAGCCGCCGCACACGGCAGTCGCGTCGGTGGTGCTGTCGCGTTCAGCCTCGCCGAAGAGGACACGCGAATCGCGGCTCGTCCGTCCGGTTCGGTCGCCGACTGGGATCACCGCTACTCCGGCGCCCCGATGTGGAGTGGCAACCCGAACGGCTCCTTGGTAGCGGAAGTGGCCGACCTGCCCACCGGCCGCGCGCTCGACGTCGGCGCCGGTGAGGGTGGCGACGCGCTCTGGCTGGCCGAGCACGGATGGGAGGTGACCGCAAGCGACATCTCCACGCGGGCGCTCGCCAGGGTCCAGGCCGAAGCTCGGCGCCGTGACCTGCCGGTCAGGTGCGCGCTGGTCGACGCCAACGCGAGCGAGCCGTTCACCCGCGGTGGATTCGACCTGGTCTTCGCGGCATACGCCTCGATCCCGCGCACGCCCGACCTGCGCGGCGTCCACAACGTCCTCGACGCGGTCGCACCCGGCGGCACGCTCGTCATCCTCAGCCACGACATCGAGGCCATGCGCGACCCGCAGCACCAGCACCGTCCGTTCGACCCCGATGCCTACCTCGACCTCGACGACTTCGCCGCCGTACTCGACGCCACCCCAGGCTGGACCATCGAGGTCAACGACAAGCGTCCCCGGCCCACAGGTTCAGCGAGCGCAGCCCATCACGCCCAGGACCGGATCCTGCGCGCACGCCGGACCACGTGA